Within the Eucalyptus grandis isolate ANBG69807.140 chromosome 1, ASM1654582v1, whole genome shotgun sequence genome, the region CGAACTAGGCCGGAGTTTTCTTCTACGCATGAACCGTGAAAGACCACCTTCGGCAAGACAAATTGACTTTCACCTATGCCTCCTATGTCGCACGTTGTCCGGACTCTGCTCATAGTGCTATCAGTTTCGGCCTCGGCCGCGGCTTCCAGGCACCCTTCTTGCAAGTATGTGGACGAGTACTTCCCCGACTGCTTGGATTATCTCGTGGGGACTTACTTCATCCCGCCTGAGGAATGCTGCAATAGCGTCGGGGTGCTCAACTACATGGCGATTCACTTGATGGGTCCGCGCGTTATATGTCAGTGCATCGAGGCCAGGGTGATGGGAACGAATCCCCCACTAATGCCCTCCCGGATCGAGGCTCTTCCTAAGTACTGCGGCACCCACCTCAGCTTCCCGAT harbors:
- the LOC104456847 gene encoding uncharacterized protein LOC104456847, which encodes MPPMSHVVRTLLIVLSVSASAAASRHPSCKYVDEYFPDCLDYLVGTYFIPPEECCNSVGVLNYMAIHLMGPRVICQCIEARVMGTNPPLMPSRIEALPKYCGTHLSFPISSAMDCSRGDEFTFCVDVYQHFANCIGFLEGLAPEPPRACCNNLLTLNDLAKQNQFGPELLCRCIEDIGYVMDAPFVPSRIENLRGECQVHLSFPISNAMNCSM